From the Leptospirales bacterium genome, one window contains:
- the ccoG gene encoding cytochrome c oxidase accessory protein CcoG, with protein MVIARPIEGKHRSIKNRINYLLFALFMGLPFIRIGGVPLVLLDIPARKFHIFGLTIWPQELYFLHMLVIFLGLSLFFFTALFGRIWCGYACPQTIFTDAYNFTGKLIVGSAFGKPTMTALDRVKLAVIWLLQSFFFSFIFLAYFVPFEEMFRRLAHFEVFAAGSSLPAFWVLALGASTAVAFFNMFYYRENLCRYVCPYGRFQTALLDRHSPIVMYDLKRGEPRREKKQKIGDHGGDCIDCGMCVQVCPTGIDIRDGLQIGCITCGLCVDACAQVLSRYDKPTLIDYRTVHESENPTIGRHRPYFRPRTLVYGILISITIVSFAVMLYLRTPIYAAVLRDQSIPSAFIPGIGYQNVFEIHVGNKSANPLNLDLRLESDRGLELASTQEGFTVPPEDLTSMRVVVRYPSPAPQAAGAAPVTFVFQDRDNPSNVQRVKASFNLVSVQ; from the coding sequence ATGGTAATCGCCAGGCCAATCGAAGGAAAACACCGCTCAATCAAGAATCGAATCAACTATCTGCTATTCGCCCTGTTCATGGGGCTTCCCTTCATTCGAATTGGCGGCGTGCCGCTGGTGCTGCTCGATATCCCGGCGCGCAAGTTTCATATCTTTGGCCTTACCATCTGGCCGCAGGAGCTGTACTTCCTGCACATGCTGGTCATCTTTCTGGGCCTCTCGCTTTTCTTTTTTACGGCGTTGTTTGGCAGGATCTGGTGCGGTTACGCCTGTCCGCAGACAATCTTTACTGATGCTTACAATTTTACCGGAAAGCTGATCGTCGGCAGCGCCTTTGGCAAGCCGACGATGACTGCGCTGGATCGGGTCAAGCTGGCTGTGATCTGGCTGCTGCAGTCTTTCTTCTTCAGTTTCATCTTCCTCGCATACTTTGTACCGTTTGAGGAAATGTTCCGTCGCCTGGCGCATTTTGAAGTATTTGCCGCCGGATCATCGCTGCCCGCCTTCTGGGTATTGGCCCTGGGCGCTTCCACGGCAGTAGCTTTCTTCAACATGTTCTACTATAGAGAGAACCTCTGTCGCTATGTTTGCCCTTATGGCCGCTTTCAGACGGCGCTGCTCGATCGGCACAGCCCGATCGTCATGTACGATTTGAAACGCGGCGAGCCGCGACGCGAAAAAAAGCAGAAGATCGGCGACCACGGCGGGGACTGCATCGATTGCGGCATGTGTGTTCAGGTTTGTCCGACGGGCATCGATATTCGCGATGGTCTGCAAATTGGCTGCATTACCTGCGGGTTGTGTGTCGATGCCTGTGCCCAGGTGCTTTCGCGCTATGACAAGCCGACGCTGATCGACTACCGCACGGTGCATGAAAGCGAAAATCCGACGATTGGCCGCCACCGTCCCTACTTTCGGCCGCGTACATTGGTCTATGGCATCCTGATCAGCATCACTATCGTAAGCTTTGCAGTGATGCTCTATTTGCGCACGCCCATCTACGCCGCCGTATTGCGCGACCAAAGCATCCCTTCCGCTTTCATTCCGGGCATCGGCTACCAGAATGTCTTTGAAATCCATGTCGGCAACAAGTCGGCCAATCCGCTGAACCTTGACCTGCGCCTGGAAAGCGATCGCGGTCTGGAGCTGGCCTCAACGCAGGAGGGCTTTACGGTCCCGCCGGAAGACCTGACCAGCATGCGCGTCGTAGTGCGCTATCCATCGCCAGCCCCGCAGGCGGCGGGCGCGGCGCCTGTGACCTTTGTATTCCAGGACCGCGACAACCCCTCCAACGTGCAGCGCGTCAAGGCCAGTTTCAATCTGGTCTCGGTGCAGTAG
- a CDS encoding FixH family protein, with protein MSRSLRTAFITIGLFFAVLFAAGAYTMKLAFAGHEPALNEGYYEMGLDYQPRLDALRRGREQGWRLLPDFENHAVLSNAAPVVVWRLQAPPGRSIESAKLSITVEHPASVRGRRQVQATLDQAQREGPSMLVFRTPLKFERSGVYEIQAELSVNDAVVVGVWQLSVASGAH; from the coding sequence ATGTCACGATCGCTGCGAACAGCTTTCATCACTATCGGCCTGTTTTTTGCCGTACTCTTTGCGGCTGGCGCTTATACAATGAAGCTGGCCTTTGCCGGGCACGAGCCTGCTTTGAACGAAGGCTACTACGAAATGGGCCTCGACTATCAGCCGCGCCTGGACGCGCTGCGCCGCGGTCGCGAACAGGGCTGGCGTCTGCTTCCCGATTTCGAAAACCACGCCGTACTGTCCAATGCAGCGCCGGTGGTTGTGTGGCGGCTGCAGGCGCCGCCCGGTCGCAGCATCGAGAGTGCAAAACTGAGTATTACCGTGGAGCATCCGGCCTCCGTGCGCGGCCGGCGCCAGGTGCAGGCAACTCTGGATCAGGCGCAACGCGAGGGCCCATCGATGCTGGTCTTTCGCACGCCGTTGAAGTTTGAAAGATCCGGCGTCTATGAAATTCAGGCGGAACTCAGCGTCAATGACGCAGTGGTCGTCGGCGTCTGGCAGCTTAGCGTAGCGTCCGGAGCGCACTGA
- the ccoS gene encoding cbb3-type cytochrome oxidase assembly protein CcoS, whose amino-acid sequence MPGLLIMLPIAIVLALTFLGLFFWSMRNGDIEDAEMASLRVVMEDDDGVDLSVGRNSGKESPARSKVGGGKSGGSALA is encoded by the coding sequence ATGCCGGGACTGTTGATCATGCTACCCATCGCCATTGTACTGGCCTTGACCTTTCTGGGACTGTTCTTCTGGAGCATGCGCAACGGCGACATCGAGGACGCAGAAATGGCTTCGTTGCGCGTGGTCATGGAGGACGATGATGGCGTTGACCTGAGCGTTGGCAGGAATAGCGGCAAAGAATCCCCCGCAAGGTCAAAGGTCGGCGGCGGCAAATCCGGGGGGAGCGCGCTGGCGTGA
- a CDS encoding sulfite exporter TauE/SafE family protein, which produces MSAMLGLALLQGVVGSVHCAAMCGPFACALSAGQRSLTVQLLYNLGRSLSYMTAGMLLGWLGVGADAFLFRDAAAWIGALLMIYFGLATIFPALQWKTPISSWIYAPMRMAGRLLGSRAARSENALLLGIVSGLLPCGLLYSAYGLSLAQGHPLGSAMVMFAFSLGAYPVLLAIGLLSGEAGRLLQGRPARAALGLLMLLAGFWIIIMRYQGQMHHSHEMAPEQSAAEAPAGVLR; this is translated from the coding sequence GTGAGCGCCATGCTTGGCCTCGCGCTCCTGCAGGGCGTGGTGGGCTCCGTACACTGCGCCGCAATGTGCGGCCCTTTTGCCTGCGCGCTCAGCGCCGGGCAGCGCAGCCTGACGGTTCAACTGCTCTACAATCTCGGTCGCAGCCTTTCCTATATGACGGCGGGCATGCTGCTCGGCTGGCTTGGCGTGGGCGCAGATGCCTTCTTATTTCGCGATGCCGCCGCGTGGATCGGGGCCTTGCTGATGATTTACTTCGGTCTGGCCACAATCTTTCCAGCGCTGCAGTGGAAGACGCCAATCAGCAGCTGGATCTATGCGCCCATGCGTATGGCCGGTCGCCTGCTTGGTTCGCGTGCGGCGCGCAGTGAAAACGCCCTGCTGCTTGGCATCGTCAGCGGACTCTTACCCTGCGGCTTGCTGTATTCGGCCTACGGACTGTCCCTTGCTCAAGGGCATCCGCTGGGCAGCGCAATGGTGATGTTTGCGTTCAGTCTGGGAGCTTATCCCGTACTGCTTGCGATCGGGCTGCTTAGCGGCGAGGCCGGTCGACTGCTTCAGGGGCGGCCGGCGCGCGCCGCCCTTGGTTTGTTGATGCTGCTGGCCGGCTTCTGGATCATTATCATGCGCTACCAGGGTCAAATGCATCACAGCCATGAGATGGCTCCTGAGCAATCGGCGGCCGAAGCTCCGGCCGGGGTGCTGCGATGA
- a CDS encoding heavy metal translocating P-type ATPase gives MSAALSAAAPAVAKLQHCRHCGQSLPPGKAPAEALDPETQGPVSFCCTGCAGAFQWIHESGASAYYRFRSEYAPRPGEGLPDDLYTMLEKEAAADESGFRSGVYRLEGLHCASCVWLNEKLLSRLPGVDQVKVQLASGRVRLRWNPAASSLAQIAAEARRAGYVLSPASGAEGGREDQLSTDLLRRMALAGFFAGNIMLISVALYAGYFDFMDRYTRNFFHLTGFLLATPVVFYSARVFFRGAWSALKLRLLSMDILTSLGVLLAYSYSIFATLAERDQVYFDSICFVVFVVLIGRFIERRLRSRALYLLENLGSRAPRAARLVAADGIHWIPSSQIAPGQRLRLLPGEALAADGELLAERAECDVAALTGEFEPALYRRGQVIPGGAKALGAGFDILVRREASASYLSRLKELAESSIDSAPRGQLLAERIGRWFVAFVLVAATGTALYWAWWKGDVGAAVLNTVALLIVACPCALNLAIPSASIAAVQRAFRRGVALRDASALERLAAVRTMVFDKTGTLTAGRLKLAAVQILDASIDEVRALQLAADLESSAAVRHPLAEGFRRAAGASATSFDSATFSPGCGVEGKAGGAAYRLGALHWLQADMRGALAPPPMAAIGMSVYLWQLTEGQARPLAVFGFEDSLREGVPAMLAELSRHMKIFLLSGDHPQNVERLAMSLGIVDFAGGRLPEEKKAMLRDLKRRGPTAMVGDGANDSGALAQADVAISFAHGADLAIAQADLLLLNEDPAALSYAYLLARSMRRKVRQNLALAFLYNAALAPLAMIGLLNPLVGALFMAASSITVVLNSLALRLPRHITETEKELWNSANT, from the coding sequence ATGAGCGCAGCGCTGAGCGCCGCTGCGCCGGCCGTTGCAAAGCTACAGCATTGCAGACATTGTGGTCAGAGTCTTCCGCCGGGCAAGGCGCCCGCCGAGGCCCTTGATCCCGAGACGCAAGGTCCGGTCAGCTTCTGCTGTACGGGTTGCGCCGGCGCCTTCCAGTGGATCCACGAATCTGGCGCCTCTGCCTACTACCGCTTTCGCAGCGAGTACGCGCCGCGTCCAGGCGAGGGTTTGCCTGACGACCTTTACACGATGCTGGAAAAGGAAGCGGCAGCCGATGAGAGCGGCTTTCGCAGCGGCGTCTATCGCCTGGAAGGATTGCATTGTGCCAGTTGCGTCTGGCTGAACGAGAAACTGCTCTCCCGTCTGCCCGGGGTGGATCAGGTTAAGGTGCAGCTGGCCAGCGGCCGCGTGCGTTTGCGCTGGAATCCGGCAGCAAGCAGTCTGGCTCAAATCGCCGCCGAGGCGCGACGCGCCGGCTATGTCCTGTCTCCGGCTTCCGGCGCCGAAGGCGGCCGCGAGGACCAGCTCTCGACCGATCTTTTGCGTCGCATGGCTCTGGCCGGCTTCTTTGCCGGCAACATCATGCTGATCAGCGTTGCGCTGTATGCGGGCTACTTTGACTTCATGGACCGCTACACGCGAAACTTTTTTCATCTGACCGGCTTTTTACTGGCCACGCCGGTAGTCTTTTATTCGGCGCGCGTTTTTTTCCGCGGCGCCTGGTCGGCCTTGAAGCTGCGCCTGCTGAGCATGGACATCCTTACTTCGCTGGGAGTACTGCTGGCTTACAGCTACAGTATCTTTGCCACGCTGGCCGAACGAGATCAGGTTTACTTTGATTCGATCTGCTTTGTAGTTTTTGTGGTGCTGATCGGGCGCTTCATTGAGCGGAGGCTGCGCAGCCGTGCGCTCTACTTGCTGGAAAATCTTGGCAGCCGTGCGCCGCGCGCGGCGCGCCTGGTCGCTGCCGATGGCATTCACTGGATTCCCAGTTCGCAGATTGCGCCGGGACAGCGCCTGCGCCTGCTGCCCGGCGAAGCGCTGGCGGCGGATGGCGAACTGCTTGCGGAACGCGCCGAGTGCGATGTTGCCGCTCTCACCGGCGAATTCGAACCGGCCCTCTACCGCCGCGGACAGGTCATACCAGGCGGTGCAAAGGCCCTGGGGGCCGGCTTTGATATACTGGTTCGACGCGAGGCCTCGGCCAGTTACTTGAGTCGACTTAAAGAACTGGCGGAGAGCTCCATCGATAGCGCGCCGCGCGGGCAGCTGCTTGCCGAGCGTATTGGCCGCTGGTTTGTCGCCTTTGTTCTTGTGGCGGCGACGGGGACGGCGCTCTACTGGGCGTGGTGGAAGGGCGATGTCGGCGCGGCGGTTTTGAACACCGTTGCACTCTTGATCGTAGCCTGCCCCTGCGCCTTGAATCTGGCCATTCCCTCGGCCTCCATTGCTGCGGTGCAGCGGGCCTTCCGACGGGGCGTAGCCCTGCGCGACGCCAGCGCACTGGAGCGGCTGGCGGCGGTGCGAACTATGGTCTTTGACAAGACGGGCACGCTCACCGCCGGTCGTTTGAAACTTGCCGCTGTTCAGATTCTCGATGCTTCCATCGACGAAGTGCGCGCCCTGCAACTGGCTGCGGACCTCGAATCCAGTGCGGCCGTGCGTCATCCCCTGGCCGAGGGATTTCGTCGCGCTGCTGGCGCCTCCGCAACCAGCTTTGACTCCGCGACGTTTTCGCCAGGCTGCGGCGTCGAAGGCAAGGCCGGCGGCGCCGCGTATCGACTGGGCGCACTGCACTGGCTGCAGGCCGACATGCGTGGCGCACTGGCGCCGCCGCCGATGGCCGCAATCGGCATGAGCGTCTATCTCTGGCAGCTGACAGAAGGGCAAGCCCGCCCCCTGGCCGTGTTTGGATTCGAGGATTCGCTGCGCGAAGGCGTGCCGGCGATGCTGGCTGAACTCTCGCGACACATGAAGATCTTTTTGCTCAGCGGCGATCATCCGCAAAATGTCGAGCGGCTGGCAATGAGCCTTGGAATTGTTGATTTTGCCGGCGGCCGACTGCCGGAAGAGAAAAAGGCAATGCTCCGCGACCTCAAGCGGCGCGGCCCGACGGCCATGGTCGGCGACGGCGCCAATGATTCTGGAGCTCTGGCGCAGGCTGATGTGGCGATCAGTTTTGCCCATGGCGCAGATCTGGCCATTGCGCAGGCCGATCTGCTCTTGCTGAACGAGGACCCTGCTGCACTTTCCTATGCGTACCTTCTGGCGCGCTCCATGCGCCGCAAGGTGCGTCAGAATCTGGCCCTGGCCTTCCTCTACAACGCCGCCCTGGCGCCGCTGGCGATGATCGGACTGCTCAATCCGCTGGTTGGCGCACTTTTTATGGCAGCCAGCTCGATCACGGTGGTTCTCAACTCCCTGGCCCTTCGGTTGCCGCGGCATATAACCGAAACTGAAAAAGAGCTATGGAACTCCGCGAATACGTAG
- a CDS encoding HDOD domain-containing protein has translation MELREYVALTGALKSSQPVRLPISVLASTQQNLAVGLLANALADIGAAHLQPAINLAVQELLNNAELALHFEDFLSSSGRQADDPEGRSAFAGEWKEKSAALRAALRKKPPRIQLELKIENGELFVAVHGLGALYPFQEERIRQRLQAAAAADSLQSLEKMNWKTEQGGGLGVAVAAIALRRAGGELQFHKSAEGVRFQFKVAPARAAEERVDPGVLLELEAIPAFPEHIRKLRELCDSPVSSLKQVADFLNREPALASGIIRLANSGGFAGGNIIDLHEAVKIVGLRNISQLLLQVGALEVLTARYGGNEELIEHPVRVASFARSLAKRNKRAALADQAYVGGLLHDLGKLVLYAATRNRPGYDFLSHHRSRNSVVEIEELAWGVGHARVGAMLAAKWNFPAPLIAAIERHHAPLATADAHRDLCDMVYLANAMADSLDGQLDFYCLDPGVLERFNLTSEEAFLMLSSALDSEASR, from the coding sequence ATGGAACTCCGCGAATACGTAGCGCTGACCGGCGCGTTGAAATCATCGCAACCTGTCCGATTGCCGATCAGCGTTCTGGCCAGCACACAGCAAAACCTGGCTGTCGGTCTGCTGGCCAACGCCCTGGCCGATATTGGCGCCGCTCATCTGCAACCAGCAATCAATCTGGCCGTTCAGGAATTGCTGAACAACGCCGAGCTGGCGCTGCACTTTGAAGACTTCCTGAGCAGCAGCGGTCGCCAGGCGGACGATCCGGAAGGAAGATCGGCCTTTGCTGGCGAGTGGAAAGAGAAAAGCGCGGCATTGCGCGCCGCCCTGCGCAAGAAGCCGCCGCGCATTCAACTGGAGCTCAAAATCGAAAATGGCGAACTGTTTGTCGCCGTTCATGGTTTGGGCGCGCTCTATCCATTTCAGGAGGAGCGTATCCGCCAGCGTTTGCAGGCGGCAGCAGCGGCGGACAGTTTACAATCACTGGAGAAGATGAACTGGAAAACAGAACAGGGCGGCGGCCTTGGCGTAGCGGTCGCTGCCATTGCCCTGCGCCGGGCCGGCGGAGAGCTGCAGTTCCACAAGAGCGCCGAGGGCGTTCGCTTCCAATTCAAGGTCGCTCCGGCGCGCGCCGCCGAGGAGCGGGTCGATCCGGGCGTTCTGCTCGAACTGGAGGCGATCCCGGCTTTTCCCGAGCACATTCGCAAACTGCGCGAACTCTGCGACTCGCCGGTCTCCAGTCTGAAGCAAGTCGCTGATTTTTTGAATCGCGAGCCGGCGCTGGCCAGCGGCATCATTCGCCTGGCCAACAGCGGCGGCTTTGCCGGCGGCAATATCATTGATCTACACGAGGCGGTGAAGATCGTCGGGCTTCGCAATATTTCTCAGCTCTTGTTGCAAGTGGGCGCTCTGGAAGTGCTGACCGCACGTTATGGCGGCAATGAGGAATTGATTGAACATCCCGTGCGCGTAGCATCCTTTGCTCGCTCGCTGGCCAAACGAAACAAGCGCGCAGCACTGGCCGATCAGGCCTATGTCGGCGGCTTGCTGCACGATCTAGGCAAACTGGTGCTGTACGCCGCGACGCGTAATCGTCCGGGATACGATTTTCTAAGTCATCATCGCAGCCGCAATAGCGTGGTGGAGATCGAAGAACTGGCCTGGGGCGTCGGACATGCGCGGGTAGGCGCCATGCTGGCTGCCAAATGGAATTTCCCTGCGCCCTTGATCGCCGCCATCGAGCGCCACCACGCGCCCCTGGCAACAGCCGACGCCCACCGCGACTTGTGTGACATGGTTTATCTGGCCAATGCTATGGCTGACAGTCTCGACGGCCAGTTGGACTTTTACTGTCTGGATCCGGGCGTTCTGGAGCGCTTCAATTTGACCAGCGAAGAGGCGTTCCTGATGCTCTCTTCGGCCCTGGACAGCGAAGCCTCGCGCTAA
- a CDS encoding PrsW family intramembrane metalloprotease → MEKLESVVKVAAPLGVFAVFFFAYFRHFVFRRSIILQSRAFFLGLFSASLTMLVQRALHQLLPADNSPLIEAFLHASAIEELVRFLFIYNVLRRSSETFTAVEGVFDGILIGLGFAVAENLYYAAGFPGYVILLRSLTCIPLHAFLSGIMAWFVSMSLLSSPSFLQLQESESLQATESEAAAASAQRTGSGWLSLRRYRRIFAALFWPILIHGLYDWMILRGGAAVYLISPLLIIGMIWLELTLAQARVQFGRNVLQMIGIDADDLDVALAQREYEKRLDEMQEAPEETPQLLLSVWGPWRTAAGVFFLLAALAAWLLHDPLQLPRRLPDLDGPLIHSLFSLFPAAVAVLLLLSDKINFLYFRDLMLRTPAVCGAAVARQDGREVTLSLFDLRPTGVFLSALESFADGEILTLRFGDLNGQESDGLPGRWRPISVRGQITWSNRRNRSLPVGHVCRYQSRPLRFIFYRWNYQIVKFVRRLGDLRR, encoded by the coding sequence ATGGAAAAACTGGAAAGCGTAGTCAAGGTAGCGGCCCCCCTGGGGGTCTTTGCCGTATTCTTTTTCGCTTACTTCAGGCACTTCGTCTTTCGCCGTTCGATCATCCTGCAAAGCCGCGCCTTCTTTCTCGGCCTTTTCAGCGCCTCCTTGACCATGCTGGTTCAGCGCGCACTGCACCAGCTCCTGCCAGCAGACAATAGCCCTTTGATCGAAGCATTCCTGCACGCTTCGGCCATCGAGGAGCTGGTGCGCTTCCTGTTTATTTACAACGTGCTCCGGCGCAGTAGCGAAACCTTCACCGCCGTGGAAGGCGTGTTCGATGGAATTCTCATTGGTCTGGGCTTTGCGGTAGCCGAGAATCTGTACTATGCGGCCGGCTTTCCGGGCTACGTCATTCTACTGCGCAGTCTAACCTGCATCCCGCTGCATGCATTCCTCTCGGGCATCATGGCCTGGTTCGTATCCATGTCCCTGCTCTCCAGCCCTTCCTTTTTGCAACTGCAGGAATCCGAATCGCTCCAGGCAACAGAGAGTGAAGCGGCCGCAGCCTCAGCGCAGCGAACCGGTAGCGGCTGGCTCTCCCTGCGCCGCTACCGACGAATCTTCGCTGCTTTGTTCTGGCCGATCCTGATCCACGGACTCTACGATTGGATGATCTTGCGCGGCGGAGCGGCGGTCTACCTGATCTCGCCGCTTTTGATTATTGGCATGATCTGGCTGGAGCTGACCCTGGCCCAGGCCCGCGTCCAGTTTGGACGAAATGTACTGCAGATGATAGGCATCGACGCGGACGATCTCGATGTGGCGCTCGCCCAGCGCGAGTATGAGAAGCGCCTCGATGAAATGCAAGAAGCGCCCGAGGAAACGCCGCAACTACTGCTTTCGGTCTGGGGACCCTGGCGCACGGCAGCTGGAGTCTTCTTCCTGCTGGCGGCGCTTGCCGCGTGGCTATTGCATGATCCGTTGCAACTTCCGCGACGCTTGCCGGACCTCGATGGCCCGCTGATTCATTCGCTGTTTTCACTTTTTCCGGCGGCGGTTGCAGTACTGCTGTTGTTGAGCGATAAAATCAACTTTCTCTATTTTCGCGACCTGATGTTGCGCACGCCGGCTGTTTGCGGCGCAGCCGTAGCGCGGCAGGACGGACGCGAAGTCACGCTCAGCCTTTTTGATCTTCGACCTACGGGCGTATTCTTATCGGCGCTCGAAAGTTTTGCCGACGGCGAAATCCTTACGCTGCGCTTTGGCGACCTCAATGGTCAGGAAAGCGACGGACTGCCCGGCCGCTGGCGGCCAATTTCCGTTCGCGGGCAAATCACCTGGAGCAATCGCCGCAACCGCAGCCTGCCTGTGGGCCACGTCTGCCGCTACCAGTCGCGACCGCTGCGTTTCATTTTCTATCGCTGGAACTACCAGATCGTGAAATTTGTGCGCCGCCTGGGCGACCTGCGACGCTAG